Proteins encoded by one window of Thioalkalivibrio sp. XN279:
- a CDS encoding DUF2064 domain-containing protein, whose protein sequence is MSVGAAIFVKTPGLSPLKTRLAAAIGTAAATAWYRAAAAATGAVTQRVATLAPYWAVAEDPAASGSAWPGLPLLAQGAGDLGARMGRVHTMLVERHGAGLLLGADTPQLDPAVLARAAAWLDDPAPHLVMGPARDGGFWLIGANRLLDETAWTEAPCGTAETAAGFRAAMAGAGAWLELPPLTDVDERADLAPMLAELAQLAAPLPAQQLLADASRAYIG, encoded by the coding sequence ATGAGCGTCGGCGCCGCCATTTTCGTCAAGACGCCCGGACTGTCGCCGCTCAAGACGCGGCTGGCGGCGGCCATCGGCACGGCGGCCGCCACCGCGTGGTACCGCGCGGCCGCGGCAGCCACGGGCGCCGTGACCCAGCGCGTCGCGACGCTCGCCCCGTACTGGGCCGTGGCCGAGGATCCGGCGGCGAGCGGCAGCGCCTGGCCCGGGCTGCCGCTGCTGGCGCAGGGCGCGGGTGATCTCGGCGCACGCATGGGCCGCGTACACACGATGCTGGTCGAGCGCCACGGCGCCGGCCTGCTGCTCGGCGCCGACACGCCGCAACTCGATCCGGCCGTGCTGGCCCGCGCCGCCGCATGGCTCGACGATCCCGCGCCGCACCTCGTCATGGGCCCGGCACGCGACGGCGGCTTCTGGCTCATCGGCGCCAATCGTCTCCTCGACGAGACGGCATGGACCGAAGCCCCTTGCGGCACCGCCGAGACGGCGGCCGGGTTTCGCGCCGCCATGGCGGGCGCCGGCGCATGGCTGGAACTCCCCCCCCTGACCGACGTCGACGAGCGTGCGGACCTGGCGCCGATGCTGGCGGAACTGGCGCAACTGGCGGCGCCGCTGCCGGCGCAGCAGCTGCTTGCCGATGCCTCGCGCGCCTACATCGGTTAG
- a CDS encoding PepSY domain-containing protein has product MYQPTSTRRRHGHRLAGLAVALFCALAPLGSGAAPAVTSSPQVLRMAQAAEKVSLAEATRMVQERTGGQVLRAETKRDKGRAVHRIRVLTEDGRVRTMHVDAETGRMY; this is encoded by the coding sequence ATGTACCAGCCCACCAGCACGCGCCGCCGCCACGGCCACCGACTCGCCGGCCTGGCGGTGGCGCTTTTTTGCGCTCTCGCGCCCCTGGGCAGCGGGGCCGCGCCCGCGGTGACCTCGTCTCCGCAGGTGCTGCGCATGGCGCAGGCCGCGGAGAAGGTCAGCCTGGCCGAAGCCACCCGGATGGTGCAGGAACGCACCGGCGGGCAGGTCTTGCGCGCGGAGACCAAGCGCGACAAGGGCCGCGCCGTGCACCGCATCCGCGTGCTCACCGAAGACGGCCGCGTGCGCACCATGCACGTCGATGCCGAGACCGGGCGGATGTACTGA
- a CDS encoding ATP-binding protein — translation MTRNSLRSRVLLSLAVALLVFFGATVVVLEWSLDASLTRARDQVLEAQLLAMIAVAEPAPDGPGLVLPEPPDGRMLRPGSGLYAEIRDGAGQPVWRSPSALGLELELPPAGAPGARDGWVQAQPDGPGLALSSLVIEWEFDDGHTESYRFVVAQGLETWLAQRRAFRFGLVSWFGALAAATLALLAFVLRRVMRPLGRIEQEIHEMETAQRDQLSAGWPEELSGVADNLNTLLRHERERQRRYQESLGNLAHSLKTPLAAVRTLLPAHGAAAGGEVDAVRTELERMDRIIGWQLRRAAAAGSAGRVGLAPVPVAPVVRDLAAILDKVYRERVTRCDIDVPEGLRFRGEEGDLQEILGNLLDNAWKYGRTRVRVSGHAGAPGSIRLRVEDDGPGMAPERAEEALTRGARLDESHPGQGIGLAVARELVKAYGGEISVERSDLGGAAISLRLPGA, via the coding sequence GTGACCAGGAACTCGCTGCGCTCGCGTGTGCTGTTGAGCCTGGCCGTGGCCCTGCTGGTTTTTTTCGGTGCCACGGTGGTCGTGCTGGAATGGAGCCTGGACGCGAGCCTGACCAGGGCGCGCGACCAGGTGCTCGAGGCCCAGCTGCTGGCGATGATTGCCGTGGCCGAGCCGGCGCCGGACGGGCCGGGCCTGGTGTTGCCGGAGCCCCCCGATGGGCGCATGTTGCGGCCGGGCTCCGGGCTCTATGCCGAGATCCGCGACGGGGCCGGGCAGCCGGTGTGGCGCTCGCCCTCGGCGCTCGGCCTGGAGCTGGAGCTGCCGCCGGCCGGCGCGCCCGGCGCGCGCGATGGCTGGGTGCAGGCGCAGCCGGACGGGCCCGGCCTGGCGCTGAGCAGCCTGGTGATCGAGTGGGAGTTCGACGACGGGCACACCGAGTCCTATCGCTTCGTCGTGGCCCAGGGCCTCGAGACCTGGCTGGCGCAACGCCGCGCGTTCCGTTTCGGCCTGGTGAGCTGGTTCGGTGCCCTGGCCGCCGCAACCCTGGCGCTGCTGGCATTCGTATTACGCCGCGTGATGCGTCCTCTTGGGCGCATCGAGCAGGAAATCCATGAAATGGAGACGGCACAACGCGACCAGCTCTCGGCCGGCTGGCCGGAGGAGCTCAGCGGTGTCGCGGACAACCTGAACACGCTGCTGCGCCACGAGCGGGAGCGCCAGCGACGCTACCAGGAAAGCCTGGGCAACCTGGCGCACAGCCTGAAGACGCCGCTGGCCGCGGTGCGGACGCTGCTGCCGGCACACGGCGCTGCCGCCGGTGGCGAGGTGGATGCCGTGCGAACGGAACTCGAGCGCATGGATCGCATCATCGGCTGGCAGTTGCGCCGCGCGGCGGCCGCCGGCAGCGCCGGGCGGGTGGGGCTCGCACCGGTGCCGGTCGCGCCGGTGGTGCGAGACCTCGCCGCGATTCTCGACAAGGTTTACCGGGAGCGCGTCACCCGCTGCGACATCGATGTGCCGGAAGGCTTGCGCTTCCGCGGCGAGGAAGGCGACCTGCAGGAAATCCTCGGCAACCTGCTCGACAACGCCTGGAAATACGGCCGCACCCGGGTGCGCGTGAGCGGCCATGCGGGCGCGCCGGGATCGATCCGGCTGCGGGTGGAGGACGACGGGCCCGGCATGGCGCCGGAGCGCGCGGAAGAAGCGCTCACCCGCGGCGCCCGCCTGGACGAGAGCCACCCCGGGCAGGGCATCGGGCTCGCCGTGGCGCGCGAACTGGTCAAGGCTTACGGCGGCGAGATCTCGGTGGAGCGCTCCGACCTCGGCGGAGCCGCCATCAGCCTGCGGCTGCCCGGCGCCTGA
- a CDS encoding AarF/ABC1/UbiB kinase family protein, whose translation MTDKPKTPPRRRQSRVPVTRTGRLFRMGLTAGTMAVGGLAEGLRRATGGASDKAASALLSGANATRLAKRLAHMRGAAMKLGQLLSMESSHVLPPEFAEALSVLRASADIMPQTQVKRLLGREYGKGWEARFEHFEFEPAASASIGQVHRARTAKGRDIALKIQYPGVAKSIDSDVDNLAMFLNMARVLPRELDVSDIVEEAKKQLRQEADYLTEAANLERYGKLLADDDRFVIPRVHRELSTQRILAMDWVEGESLDQLVHDVVPQDVRNHIAEAIQDLTFKELYVFRFMQTDPNFANYLYRHEDGKIVLLDLGAAVEFPPPFVDRYRRITRAILDDDRAGVERHAAEIGYLRESDSERHKQLVVDLIMMVCEPLTTEGAYDFGASNLPSRAAAAGLDIVFRSREYRNPPAETAVLHRKLGGSFLLCQRLQARIAMREYLLEKI comes from the coding sequence GTGACCGACAAGCCCAAGACCCCGCCCCGCCGCCGCCAGTCGCGCGTCCCCGTGACCCGGACCGGGCGCCTGTTCCGCATGGGCCTGACGGCCGGGACCATGGCGGTCGGCGGCCTGGCGGAAGGCCTGCGCCGGGCGACGGGCGGCGCCTCGGACAAGGCGGCCTCGGCGCTCTTGTCGGGCGCGAATGCGACCCGGCTGGCGAAACGCCTGGCGCATATGCGCGGCGCGGCGATGAAACTGGGCCAGCTGCTGTCGATGGAAAGCAGCCACGTGCTGCCGCCGGAATTTGCCGAGGCGCTGTCGGTGCTCCGGGCGTCCGCCGACATCATGCCGCAGACCCAGGTGAAGCGGCTGCTGGGGCGGGAGTACGGCAAGGGCTGGGAGGCGCGCTTCGAGCATTTCGAGTTCGAGCCGGCGGCTTCGGCCTCGATCGGGCAGGTGCACCGCGCGCGAACCGCGAAGGGCAGGGACATCGCGCTGAAGATCCAGTATCCCGGCGTCGCCAAGAGCATCGACAGCGACGTGGACAACCTGGCCATGTTCCTCAACATGGCGCGCGTGTTGCCGCGCGAACTGGACGTGTCCGACATCGTGGAGGAAGCCAAGAAGCAGCTGCGCCAGGAGGCCGACTACCTCACGGAAGCCGCGAACCTGGAGCGCTACGGCAAGCTGCTGGCCGACGACGATCGCTTCGTCATTCCGCGGGTGCACCGTGAACTGAGCACGCAGCGCATTCTCGCCATGGACTGGGTCGAGGGCGAATCGCTGGACCAGCTGGTGCACGACGTCGTGCCGCAGGATGTCCGCAACCACATCGCGGAAGCGATCCAGGACCTCACTTTCAAAGAGCTCTACGTGTTCCGTTTCATGCAGACGGACCCGAACTTCGCCAACTACCTGTACCGTCATGAGGACGGCAAGATCGTGCTGCTGGATCTCGGCGCTGCGGTGGAGTTTCCGCCGCCGTTCGTCGATCGCTACCGTCGCATCACGCGCGCTATCCTTGACGACGACCGTGCCGGCGTGGAGCGGCATGCGGCGGAAATCGGCTACCTGCGCGAAAGCGATTCGGAGCGCCACAAACAGCTCGTGGTGGACCTCATCATGATGGTGTGCGAGCCGCTGACGACAGAGGGCGCCTACGACTTCGGCGCCTCGAACCTGCCCTCGCGCGCCGCGGCCGCGGGGCTGGACATCGTGTTCCGCTCCCGCGAGTACCGCAACCCGCCGGCTGAGACCGCGGTGCTGCACCGCAAGCTCGGCGGCAGCTTCCTGCTGTGCCAGCGCCTCCAGGCGCGCATCGCCATGCGCGAGTACCTGCTGGAAAAAATCTGA
- a CDS encoding TGS domain-containing protein, whose amino-acid sequence MPTNVSPEYKKAEEAYRQAREPKDRLDCLKQMLSTIPKHKGTEHLQADIKSRIKDLTEELAGPKKGGKRSGPALAIRPEGAAQLALLGPPNSGKSALHLRLTGSRAQSGPGPFITQFPEPGMLPFEDVAFQLLDLPSMSPEHSPPWIASSLQSCDAALLVVDLADPACVENVQFILDTLEGKKVSLVADWPALESGADEGPGESDTLDDPFRIELPTLLVANKSDLLPDPEEVAVLEELLDVHYPTLRVSAETGQGLGELAPWLFKALGVVRVYTKAPGKDVERDRPFTVRQGDTVLDVARLVHKDIAEGFRFARMWGAAVFDGQQVGAEQPVSDGDVVELHSR is encoded by the coding sequence ATGCCCACCAACGTCTCGCCGGAGTACAAGAAGGCGGAGGAAGCCTATCGCCAGGCGCGCGAGCCGAAGGATCGGCTCGATTGCCTGAAACAGATGCTCTCGACCATCCCCAAGCACAAGGGCACGGAGCACCTGCAGGCGGACATCAAGAGTCGCATCAAGGACCTCACCGAGGAACTCGCCGGCCCGAAGAAGGGCGGCAAGCGCAGCGGCCCGGCGCTTGCCATTCGACCCGAGGGCGCCGCCCAGCTCGCCCTGCTCGGGCCGCCCAACAGCGGCAAGTCGGCGTTGCACCTGAGGCTCACCGGCTCGCGTGCGCAATCCGGACCCGGACCGTTCATCACCCAGTTCCCGGAGCCGGGCATGCTGCCCTTCGAGGACGTCGCGTTCCAGCTGCTCGACCTCCCGTCCATGTCGCCGGAGCACAGCCCGCCGTGGATCGCCTCCAGCCTGCAGAGCTGCGACGCCGCGCTGCTGGTGGTGGACCTGGCCGACCCGGCCTGCGTGGAGAACGTGCAGTTCATCCTCGACACCCTGGAAGGCAAAAAGGTCAGCCTCGTTGCCGACTGGCCCGCGCTGGAATCCGGCGCAGACGAGGGCCCGGGCGAGAGCGACACGCTCGACGACCCCTTCCGCATCGAACTGCCGACCCTGCTGGTGGCGAACAAGAGCGACCTGCTGCCAGACCCGGAAGAGGTTGCGGTGCTCGAAGAGCTGCTGGACGTGCACTACCCGACGCTGCGCGTCTCGGCCGAGACCGGGCAGGGGCTGGGCGAGCTGGCGCCCTGGTTGTTCAAGGCCCTCGGCGTGGTCCGCGTCTACACCAAGGCGCCGGGCAAGGACGTCGAGCGCGACCGCCCGTTCACGGTACGCCAGGGCGACACGGTCCTCGACGTCGCCCGGCTGGTGCACAAGGACATCGCCGAGGGTTTCCGCTTCGCGCGCATGTGGGGCGCGGCGGTGTTCGACGGCCAGCAGGTCGGGGCGGAGCAGCCCGTCAGCGACGGCGACGTCGTCGAACTTCACTCCCGCTGA
- a CDS encoding DUF2189 domain-containing protein yields MNREDPPADDGAAARPFVAPCRDIAPGAPLRWLAAGWRDMRAAPGQSLGWGLIVLALSWAVSLLALWLGSWVMMLSLLSGFVFIGPLLAIALYTISWQLELGRVPTFDLSVRTARDRLGDSMVFALVLLVIFLVWARAGSMVHVFFPIESRPEMIQLVRFLAIGSAVGSIFAAIAFAASAFSLPMLVDREVDTITAVISSANAALRNKPAMAVWLGLIVVLTGIGFATAFVGLLVLFPLLGHATWHAYRETIDASAWPQHDN; encoded by the coding sequence GTGAATCGGGAAGATCCGCCGGCAGATGACGGTGCTGCGGCACGGCCTTTCGTCGCGCCCTGCCGCGACATCGCGCCGGGCGCCCCGCTGCGCTGGCTGGCGGCCGGCTGGCGCGACATGCGCGCAGCGCCGGGACAGAGCCTGGGCTGGGGACTGATCGTGCTCGCCTTGTCCTGGGCCGTCAGCCTGCTCGCCCTGTGGCTCGGCAGCTGGGTGATGATGCTGTCGCTGCTGTCGGGTTTCGTGTTCATCGGCCCGTTGCTCGCCATCGCGCTCTACACCATCAGCTGGCAGCTGGAGCTCGGCCGCGTCCCGACCTTCGACCTCAGCGTCCGCACCGCGCGCGATCGCCTCGGCGACAGCATGGTGTTCGCCCTGGTGCTGCTGGTGATTTTTCTCGTCTGGGCACGCGCCGGCTCCATGGTGCACGTGTTCTTCCCCATCGAGTCCCGCCCCGAGATGATCCAGCTGGTCCGCTTCCTCGCCATCGGCTCCGCGGTCGGCTCCATCTTTGCCGCGATCGCATTCGCCGCCAGCGCCTTCTCCCTGCCCATGCTGGTCGACCGCGAGGTGGACACCATCACGGCCGTGATCAGCAGCGCCAACGCCGCCCTGCGCAACAAGCCGGCCATGGCGGTCTGGCTGGGGCTGATCGTGGTGCTCACCGGCATCGGCTTCGCCACCGCCTTCGTCGGGCTGCTCGTGCTGTTTCCCCTGCTCGGCCATGCCACCTGGCATGCCTATCGTGAGACCATCGACGCCTCGGCCTGGCCGCAGCACGACAACTGA
- a CDS encoding glycine zipper 2TM domain-containing protein — MKTNLKLKLALAGLMLAVAGTATADPRVRSGGVEYARVVDVTPIVRQVRIETPARECWQETEYQTIRRHDDYYRGGRVDSPVPTIAGGIIGGVIGRQFGSGSGRDAMTAVGALVGASIATEAARDDGYRRGSSYERRPVTVERCETRVSYHEEERIEGYRVTYVYAGREYMTTMASPPGNRIPVRVSVVPTGRR; from the coding sequence ATGAAAACGAACCTGAAGCTGAAGCTGGCGCTGGCGGGATTGATGCTTGCGGTGGCCGGTACCGCCACGGCCGATCCGAGAGTCCGCTCCGGCGGCGTCGAGTACGCCCGCGTCGTGGACGTCACCCCGATCGTGCGCCAGGTCCGCATCGAGACCCCGGCGCGCGAGTGCTGGCAGGAAACCGAGTACCAGACCATCCGGCGCCATGACGACTATTATCGCGGCGGCCGTGTGGACTCCCCCGTGCCGACCATCGCCGGCGGGATCATCGGCGGTGTCATCGGCCGCCAGTTCGGCAGCGGCAGCGGCCGCGACGCCATGACCGCCGTGGGCGCGCTGGTCGGCGCCTCCATTGCCACCGAGGCGGCGCGAGACGATGGTTACCGGCGCGGCAGCTCGTACGAGCGTCGTCCGGTCACGGTGGAGCGCTGTGAAACCCGCGTGTCCTACCATGAGGAAGAGCGCATCGAGGGCTACCGCGTGACCTACGTCTACGCCGGTCGCGAGTACATGACCACGATGGCGTCGCCGCCGGGCAATCGTATCCCGGTGCGCGTGAGCGTGGTGCCGACGGGCCGGCGCTAA
- a CDS encoding YafY family protein produces MDRSERFHKIIRLLKERRVVSRDAFLEALQVSRATFKRDLEYLRDRMDAPILWDAEAGGYRLAADDGEHQNYELPGLWLNAGEIYALLAMEQLLDGLQPGLLGPHVRPLRDRIRRLIEVGEHSAEDVGHRIRVLEVGSRPVEPECFQVLASAVLSRKRLRIRHYSRVRDETTERTLSPQRLVHYRDNWYLDAWCHERQALRTFSADAIVDAEMLERSAREISEARLDRHLGSGFGIFSGARTETAVLQFTPDRARWVARESWHPEQEGQFQLDGSYLLKVPYSDPRELVMDILKYGPDVEVLAPEPLARLVSDRLAEARARYEVRGGY; encoded by the coding sequence ATGGATCGTTCCGAGCGCTTCCACAAGATCATCCGCCTGCTCAAGGAGCGGCGGGTGGTGTCGCGCGACGCCTTTCTCGAGGCGCTGCAGGTGTCGCGTGCGACCTTCAAGCGCGACCTCGAATACCTGCGCGATCGCATGGACGCCCCGATCCTCTGGGACGCCGAGGCCGGTGGCTACCGTCTCGCCGCCGACGACGGGGAACACCAGAACTACGAGCTGCCCGGCCTGTGGCTGAATGCCGGCGAGATCTATGCCCTGCTGGCGATGGAGCAGCTGCTCGACGGGCTGCAGCCCGGCTTGCTCGGGCCCCACGTGCGGCCCTTGCGGGACCGTATCCGGCGCCTCATCGAGGTCGGCGAGCATTCGGCCGAGGACGTGGGGCATCGCATCCGCGTCCTCGAGGTCGGCAGCCGTCCGGTGGAGCCGGAGTGCTTCCAGGTCCTGGCCTCGGCGGTGCTCTCCCGCAAGCGCCTGCGCATCCGCCACTACAGCCGGGTGCGCGATGAGACCACTGAGCGCACCCTCTCGCCGCAGCGGCTGGTGCACTATCGGGACAACTGGTACCTGGACGCCTGGTGTCATGAGCGGCAGGCGCTGCGCACGTTCTCGGCCGACGCCATCGTGGACGCCGAGATGCTGGAGCGCAGCGCGCGCGAGATCTCGGAGGCACGGCTCGACCGTCACCTCGGCTCCGGCTTCGGCATTTTTTCCGGGGCGCGTACCGAGACCGCGGTGCTGCAGTTCACGCCGGACCGCGCCCGCTGGGTGGCGCGCGAGAGCTGGCACCCGGAACAGGAAGGGCAGTTCCAGCTGGACGGTTCCTACCTGCTCAAGGTCCCGTACAGCGATCCGCGCGAACTGGTGATGGATATCCTGAAGTACGGCCCGGACGTCGAGGTCCTGGCCCCGGAACCCCTGGCGCGCCTGGTGTCCGACCGTCTCGCCGAGGCGCGCGCCCGCTACGAGGTGCGTGGCGGGTACTGA
- a CDS encoding glycosyl transferase family 2 → MAARLKLSVIVPVGPGDRAWTGLLRDLAALAADAEIILVAPTGAVPPGFDARAYGLRVPARWLEAPAGRARQQNAGAAAAAGGVLWFLHADSRLPARTLDAALGFARDDALGYFRLHYLDDGPWAARLNGFGAGVRSRWAGLPFGDQGFILSRSTFVRLGGFDESLPAGEDHALVWTARVAGIALVDLGQPVHSSARRYREQGWLRTTLRHAGLTLSQARRFRAMAVRKHAGR, encoded by the coding sequence ATGGCGGCGCGGCTGAAGCTGTCCGTCATCGTCCCGGTCGGTCCCGGCGACCGAGCCTGGACGGGACTGCTGCGCGACCTCGCGGCGCTCGCGGCCGACGCGGAAATCATCCTCGTGGCGCCCACCGGCGCTGTGCCGCCCGGCTTCGACGCACGAGCCTACGGCCTGCGCGTTCCGGCGCGCTGGCTCGAGGCGCCGGCCGGCCGGGCGCGCCAGCAGAATGCGGGGGCCGCGGCTGCGGCCGGCGGCGTACTCTGGTTCCTGCACGCTGATTCCCGCCTGCCGGCGCGCACCCTCGACGCGGCACTCGGTTTCGCGCGCGACGACGCGCTGGGCTACTTCCGCCTGCACTATCTCGACGACGGTCCGTGGGCCGCCCGGCTCAATGGCTTCGGCGCCGGCGTGCGCAGCCGCTGGGCGGGGCTGCCCTTCGGCGACCAGGGCTTCATCCTGTCGCGCAGCACCTTTGTGCGCCTGGGCGGCTTCGACGAGTCATTGCCTGCCGGCGAGGACCATGCGCTGGTATGGACGGCGCGCGTCGCGGGGATTGCGCTGGTGGACCTGGGCCAGCCTGTCCACAGCAGCGCGCGCCGCTACCGCGAGCAGGGCTGGCTGCGCACCACCCTGCGGCATGCCGGGCTGACGCTGTCCCAGGCCCGGCGCTTCCGCGCCATGGCCGTGCGCAAGCATGCTGGACGATGA
- a CDS encoding response regulator transcription factor: MRALLVEDDETLRHGLAAALRAAGWQVDEAADGREGLYFAEEMSPDVAVVDLGLPQMSGMDLITALRGHGRDLPVLILTARDRWQDKVAGLKAGADDYMVKPFHTEELLARLEALVRRAAGWSQPVLDFGVIRFEPGAQRVERAGEPVELTSFEYRLLECLVLRAGQVVSRAELIDRLYEQDYDRDSNTVEVFVGRLRRKLDPDGTLKPIETLRGRGYRFALKPVSGD, from the coding sequence ATGCGTGCACTGCTGGTCGAGGACGACGAAACCCTGCGCCATGGCCTGGCCGCGGCCCTGCGCGCGGCGGGCTGGCAGGTCGACGAGGCGGCGGACGGGCGCGAGGGGCTGTACTTTGCCGAAGAGATGTCGCCCGACGTGGCGGTGGTGGACCTGGGCCTGCCGCAGATGTCCGGGATGGACCTCATCACCGCGCTGCGCGGGCACGGCCGCGACCTGCCGGTCCTGATCCTGACGGCGCGCGACCGCTGGCAGGACAAGGTGGCCGGCCTGAAGGCGGGCGCCGACGACTACATGGTCAAGCCGTTCCATACCGAGGAGCTGCTGGCGCGCCTGGAGGCGCTGGTACGGCGGGCCGCGGGATGGTCGCAGCCGGTGCTGGATTTCGGCGTCATCAGGTTCGAGCCGGGCGCGCAGCGCGTGGAACGTGCCGGCGAGCCGGTCGAGCTCACCAGCTTCGAGTACCGACTGCTGGAATGCCTGGTGCTGCGCGCCGGGCAGGTGGTGTCCCGCGCCGAGCTCATCGATCGCCTGTATGAACAGGACTACGATCGCGACAGCAACACGGTCGAAGTGTTCGTCGGCCGCCTGCGCCGCAAGCTCGACCCGGACGGCACGCTGAAGCCGATCGAGACGCTGCGCGGGCGCGGTTACCGCTTTGCCCTCAAACCGGTGAGCGGGGATTGA
- a CDS encoding FAD-dependent oxidoreductase — protein sequence MKANGRSYWRWIAAGLIAAVLIVLWASGAGDALTLERLKAQQVALQDWTEARPLVASLAFGLLYIAVVALSIPGAAVMTLAGGAVFGFLHGLVLVSFASTLGATLAFLVARFLLRAPLRRRYGKRLEAIDAGIHRDGAFYLFTLRLVPLFPFFMINLLAGLTGLRTWTFFWVSQVGMLPGTAVYVYAGTQLARIESPGDVFSPGLVAAFALIGVMPLLTRWLARWLQGRRVYRGHRRPRRFDYNLAVIGAGSAGLVTAYIAAAVKAKVALIEKHRMGGDCLNTGCVPSKALIRSARLVADARDARHYGIDKAEVQFDFARVMDRVQDVVRQVEPHDSVERYTGLGVDVVQGTGRLVSPWEIEVDGRRISARNIVIATGARPLVPALPGLDQVDYLTSDTVWALRELPQRLVVLGGGPIGAELAQCFQRFGSEVTIVEMAPRLLPREDEDAAQLLATALQAEGLKLATGHRAVRVETANGAHQLLCEHDGREVALPFDRLLIALGRRPNTEGFGLEALGVTLGERNTVAVDRLLRSNFPNIYACGDVAGPYQFTHVASHQAWYAAVNALLSPFWSFRADYRVIPWATFTDPEVARVGLSEDEARAQGVAHEVTRYDIGDLDRAIADGTARGFVKVLTPPGKDKILGATIVGPEAGNLVAEFVLAMKHGLGLNKLLGTIHIYPTLMEANKYAAGAWKRAHAPAAALRFAARFFAWRRG from the coding sequence ATGAAAGCTAACGGCAGGAGTTACTGGCGCTGGATCGCAGCGGGGCTGATTGCGGCCGTGCTCATCGTGCTGTGGGCCTCCGGCGCGGGCGACGCGCTCACCCTGGAGCGACTCAAGGCGCAACAGGTCGCCCTGCAGGACTGGACCGAGGCGCGACCGCTGGTGGCTTCGCTGGCGTTCGGCCTGCTCTACATCGCCGTGGTGGCGCTGTCGATCCCCGGAGCCGCGGTGATGACCCTGGCCGGCGGCGCCGTGTTCGGCTTCCTGCACGGCCTGGTGCTGGTCTCGTTCGCCAGCACCCTCGGCGCCACGCTGGCGTTCCTGGTCGCCCGCTTCCTGCTGCGCGCACCGCTGCGCCGGCGCTATGGCAAGCGGCTCGAGGCCATCGACGCGGGCATTCACCGCGACGGCGCCTTCTACCTGTTCACGCTGCGCCTGGTGCCGCTGTTTCCCTTTTTCATGATCAACCTGCTCGCGGGACTGACCGGCCTGCGCACCTGGACTTTTTTCTGGGTCAGCCAGGTCGGCATGCTTCCGGGCACCGCGGTCTATGTTTACGCCGGCACGCAGCTGGCGCGCATCGAGTCCCCGGGCGACGTGTTCTCGCCCGGGCTGGTCGCCGCCTTCGCCCTCATCGGCGTCATGCCGCTGCTGACGCGGTGGCTCGCGCGCTGGCTGCAGGGACGCCGCGTCTATCGCGGCCACCGCCGCCCGCGACGCTTCGATTACAACCTGGCCGTGATCGGCGCCGGCTCCGCGGGGCTGGTGACGGCCTACATCGCTGCGGCCGTCAAGGCGAAGGTCGCGCTGATCGAGAAGCACCGCATGGGCGGCGACTGCCTGAACACCGGCTGCGTGCCCTCCAAGGCGCTGATCCGCTCGGCGCGCCTGGTCGCGGACGCCCGGGATGCACGGCACTACGGCATCGACAAGGCCGAAGTGCAATTCGATTTCGCCCGCGTCATGGACCGGGTGCAGGACGTGGTGCGCCAGGTCGAGCCGCACGACTCCGTGGAGCGCTACACCGGACTCGGTGTCGACGTGGTGCAGGGCACGGGCCGGTTGGTGTCGCCGTGGGAGATCGAGGTCGACGGCCGGCGCATCTCGGCGCGCAACATCGTCATCGCCACCGGGGCGCGCCCGCTGGTGCCGGCGCTGCCGGGCCTCGACCAGGTGGACTACCTCACCAGCGACACCGTCTGGGCGTTACGCGAGTTACCGCAGCGCCTGGTGGTGCTCGGCGGCGGGCCCATCGGCGCGGAGCTGGCGCAATGCTTCCAGCGCTTCGGCAGCGAGGTGACCATCGTCGAGATGGCGCCGCGCCTGCTGCCGCGCGAGGACGAGGACGCCGCGCAGCTGCTCGCCACGGCCCTGCAGGCCGAGGGGCTCAAGCTGGCGACGGGTCACCGCGCGGTGCGCGTGGAGACGGCGAACGGGGCGCATCAACTGCTTTGCGAGCATGACGGCCGCGAAGTCGCCCTGCCCTTCGACCGCCTGCTCATCGCGCTGGGCCGGCGGCCGAACACCGAGGGCTTCGGCCTCGAGGCGCTGGGTGTGACGCTGGGCGAGCGCAACACCGTCGCCGTCGACCGCCTGTTGCGCAGCAATTTCCCCAACATCTACGCCTGTGGCGACGTCGCCGGCCCCTACCAGTTCACGCACGTGGCGTCGCACCAGGCGTGGTATGCGGCGGTCAACGCCCTCCTGTCGCCCTTCTGGTCCTTCCGTGCCGACTACCGCGTGATTCCCTGGGCCACCTTCACCGACCCCGAGGTGGCGCGCGTCGGGCTCTCGGAAGACGAGGCCAGGGCGCAGGGCGTGGCGCACGAGGTCACGCGTTACGACATCGGCGACCTGGACCGGGCCATCGCGGACGGCACGGCCCGGGGTTTCGTGAAGGTGCTGACGCCCCCCGGCAAGGACAAGATTCTCGGCGCCACCATTGTCGGCCCGGAGGCGGGCAACCTGGTCGCGGAGTTCGTCCTCGCCATGAAGCACGGGCTCGGTCTCAACAAGCTGCTCGGCACCATCCATATCTATCCGACCCTGATGGAAGCCAACAAGTACGCTGCCGGGGCGTGGAAACGCGCGCACGCGCCCGCCGCTGCATTGCGCTTCGCCGCGCGTTTCTTCGCATGGCGGCGCGGCTGA